A portion of the Lysinibacillus timonensis genome contains these proteins:
- a CDS encoding VanZ family protein has protein sequence MKNSIMLSFLYSQIVFLIFLPVWIELTKHLHPIVIAVVWFCISMLFLVGMSWIKKEQILLPRKILHTSIILYSIGLLVLLFFRPNGSSYGSINLVPFDTISFYLTGKVDFLIAFYNLGANIGLFIPFGLYFRYWNTQSSMKRLLFITLCSISIIECLQLMTKRGTLDIDDIILNILSVWLGYLIHPVIQKVFVVK, from the coding sequence ATGAAGAATAGCATAATGCTTAGTTTTTTATATTCACAAATTGTATTTCTTATTTTTTTACCGGTTTGGATTGAATTAACCAAACACCTCCATCCCATTGTTATAGCTGTTGTTTGGTTTTGTATTTCTATGTTATTTCTAGTTGGTATGAGCTGGATTAAGAAAGAACAAATTCTACTACCAAGAAAGATACTTCATACATCAATTATTCTTTATTCGATTGGATTGCTTGTGTTACTATTTTTCAGACCCAATGGTTCTAGTTACGGAAGTATAAATCTCGTACCATTTGACACGATTAGCTTCTACCTTACCGGAAAAGTTGATTTTTTAATCGCATTTTATAACTTAGGAGCAAATATTGGTTTATTTATTCCTTTTGGATTGTATTTTAGGTATTGGAATACACAATCCTCTATGAAAAGATTGCTATTCATCACCCTATGTTCTATTAGCATTATTGAATGTTTACAATTAATGACAAAACGAGGAACCTTAGATATTGACGATATAATACTAAACATTTTAAGTGTATGGCTAGGTTATTTAATACATCCTGTGATCCAGAAGGTTTTTGTAGTTAAATAA
- a CDS encoding LysE/ArgO family amino acid transporter, translated as MEPILHGIILAFGLILPLGVQNVFVFSQGVTQPNLIKAFPAAITASICDTILISLAVLGLSIIVLQIEWIRWVLLIGGILFLVYMGKVIWNSGTAELEEKEALPIKKQILFALSVSFLNPHALLDTVGVIGTSAIKYTGQDQLLFMIACIVVSWLWFFGLVIAGAFLKKMKVSSKIFTMFNKLSALFIWGTAIYLLLGLF; from the coding sequence GTGGAACCGATTCTTCACGGCATCATTTTAGCATTTGGACTAATTTTACCTTTAGGGGTACAAAACGTATTTGTCTTTTCTCAAGGGGTTACACAACCAAACTTGATCAAAGCGTTTCCAGCTGCTATTACAGCATCAATTTGCGATACGATTTTAATTTCGTTGGCAGTCTTAGGCCTATCGATAATTGTTTTACAAATCGAATGGATTCGCTGGGTTCTACTAATAGGTGGAATTCTGTTTTTAGTATATATGGGGAAAGTAATTTGGAATTCAGGAACAGCAGAATTAGAGGAAAAAGAAGCGTTACCAATAAAGAAGCAAATTCTCTTTGCACTTTCCGTATCATTTCTTAACCCACATGCTTTACTTGATACAGTAGGTGTCATTGGGACAAGTGCTATTAAATATACAGGTCAAGACCAATTACTATTTATGATTGCCTGTATCGTCGTATCGTGGCTATGGTTTTTTGGCTTGGTGATTGCAGGAGCATTCCTAAAGAAAATGAAAGTGAGTAGTAAAATCTTTACGATGTTTAATAAATTATCGGCATTGTTCATCTGGGGGACAGCAATTTATTTACTTTTGGGTTTATTTTGA
- a CDS encoding helix-turn-helix domain-containing protein, whose amino-acid sequence MDNRKVGELIYHLRKEKGLTQKQLADQMNISDRTISKWERGIGCPDVSLLPNLSKLLGVNIENILDGELSSNAFVGGNMKRSNYYVCQSCQNIVLATGDITLSCCGRKLEALEAKKATEEQKLLITEIDNEWFISSDHPMTKDHYISFIAFATRDQVNVLKQYPEWGLQTRIPKRNHGKLYWYDTQHGLYYQLV is encoded by the coding sequence ATGGATAATCGCAAAGTTGGAGAATTGATTTATCATTTACGGAAAGAAAAAGGACTCACCCAGAAACAATTAGCGGATCAAATGAACATTTCTGATCGAACCATTTCAAAATGGGAGCGAGGGATTGGCTGTCCAGATGTCTCGCTATTACCCAACCTATCTAAGCTATTAGGAGTAAATATAGAAAACATTCTGGATGGCGAACTATCGTCGAATGCATTTGTGGGAGGAAATATGAAAAGATCAAATTATTATGTCTGTCAATCATGCCAAAATATTGTATTAGCAACTGGAGATATTACCTTATCTTGCTGTGGGAGAAAGTTAGAAGCATTAGAAGCGAAAAAAGCTACAGAAGAACAAAAGCTTTTAATTACCGAGATTGATAATGAATGGTTTATTTCAAGTGATCATCCGATGACAAAAGACCATTATATCTCGTTCATTGCTTTTGCTACCAGGGACCAAGTGAACGTACTTAAACAATACCCAGAATGGGGGTTACAAACACGCATTCCAAAGCGGAACCATGGAAAACTGTACTGGTATGATACCCAACACGGCTTATATTATCAACTTGTATAA
- a CDS encoding fumarylacetoacetate hydrolase family protein: MRLATIQLEDREVAAFVINENVILVEDANRLFKTEWATSIFEMIQEEQLEDLTAWFNENVLNNLDIVEYFKPISSVKFGPLYRHPRKIWGIGLNYVEHAADLSEMAPNTEPASFLKPDTAIIGPGDEIQIPVQSERTTAEAELGLIIGKKVKNVTEEEAPYVIAGYTTIIDMTAEDILQRNPRYLTRSKSFDTFFSFGPCLITPDEVSDVNALKVTTLINGKVHRSNVVSNMTFKPWELVSFHSKVMTLLPGDIISTGTPGAVVIHDGDIAECYIEGFPRLTNPVKDLKVATIPN, encoded by the coding sequence TTGAGATTAGCTACTATCCAACTGGAAGATCGTGAAGTTGCAGCGTTTGTTATCAATGAAAATGTAATATTAGTTGAAGATGCCAACCGCCTATTTAAGACAGAATGGGCAACAAGTATTTTTGAAATGATTCAAGAAGAACAGTTAGAAGACCTTACAGCTTGGTTTAATGAAAATGTTTTGAACAATCTTGATATAGTTGAATATTTTAAACCAATTTCAAGTGTCAAATTTGGACCACTTTATCGCCATCCACGTAAGATTTGGGGAATCGGATTAAATTATGTCGAACATGCGGCAGATTTAAGTGAAATGGCACCAAATACAGAACCAGCTAGTTTTTTAAAGCCTGATACAGCAATTATTGGACCAGGAGATGAAATCCAAATACCAGTTCAATCTGAACGTACAACCGCAGAAGCGGAACTGGGCTTAATCATTGGTAAAAAAGTAAAAAATGTAACGGAAGAAGAAGCTCCATATGTCATCGCAGGTTATACGACGATTATTGATATGACAGCTGAAGATATTCTTCAGAGAAATCCGAGATACTTAACGAGATCTAAAAGTTTCGATACATTTTTCAGTTTTGGTCCATGTCTAATCACACCAGACGAAGTAAGTGATGTGAACGCACTGAAGGTTACGACTTTAATTAATGGTAAAGTACATCGCTCCAACGTTGTTTCGAATATGACGTTTAAGCCGTGGGAATTAGTATCTTTCCATTCCAAAGTCATGACACTTTTACCAGGGGATATCATTTCTACAGGAACTCCTGGGGCAGTGGTGATTCATGATGGTGATATTGCAGAGTGTTATATCGAAGGTTTTCCACGTTTAACGAACCCCGTAAAGGATCTAAAGGTAGCAACTATACCAAATTAA
- a CDS encoding serine/threonine protein kinase, with protein MECNWETAIDSLSKMTVCSNSNNEPVTIIGDAEDLKCIGVGTDAAVFQYLKAPNYAFKLYAKDKTDKVSVEANVYRILGDSPYFSTCFASFDEFLILSYEEGITLFDCILQGIHIPKQVVQDVEDARDYVRSKGLNPRDIHLKNILLQNGRAKIIDVSEYVQPGNDFRWEHLKKGYEQFYHLIDGNPVPFWLVETTRKWYNRWGHVSSYDEFTKNVLKLLRKK; from the coding sequence ATGGAATGCAACTGGGAGACGGCGATTGATTCTCTTTCCAAAATGACTGTATGTTCAAATTCAAATAATGAACCGGTAACCATTATTGGTGACGCGGAAGATCTGAAGTGTATCGGTGTAGGAACTGACGCAGCAGTTTTTCAATATCTTAAAGCCCCAAATTATGCGTTTAAGTTATATGCGAAAGATAAAACTGACAAAGTAAGTGTAGAAGCAAATGTCTATCGTATTTTAGGGGATTCACCTTACTTTTCAACATGTTTTGCCTCATTTGATGAATTCCTCATTTTAAGCTATGAGGAAGGAATTACGCTCTTTGACTGTATATTGCAAGGCATTCATATTCCTAAACAGGTTGTACAGGACGTAGAGGATGCAAGAGATTATGTTCGTAGCAAAGGGCTAAATCCACGTGATATCCATTTGAAAAATATATTACTACAAAATGGAAGAGCCAAAATAATTGATGTCTCTGAGTATGTACAGCCAGGTAATGATTTTAGGTGGGAACATTTAAAAAAAGGATATGAGCAATTTTATCATTTAATAGATGGCAATCCTGTCCCTTTTTGGTTAGTTGAAACGACTCGTAAGTGGTATAACCGTTGGGGACATGTTTCTTCATATGACGAGTTTACAAAAAATGTATTGAAGCTTTTGAGAAAAAAATAA
- a CDS encoding GNAT family N-acetyltransferase translates to MEVYQSTIEDLEGVSNLFNSYRMFYEQDLDLEGARLYIEERIKRNESVIFVVKDDQKYVGFTQLYPTFSSISMKRAWILNDLYVNVEARKQGIGEMLLQKAKDFAIETGAKSISLSTASDNYSAQRLYEKNGYIRDFQFYQYELSLI, encoded by the coding sequence ATGGAAGTATATCAATCTACAATTGAGGATTTAGAAGGAGTATCAAATTTATTTAATTCGTATCGGATGTTTTATGAGCAAGATTTAGATTTAGAAGGAGCAAGATTGTACATAGAAGAACGGATCAAAAGAAATGAGTCAGTCATATTTGTTGTGAAGGATGACCAAAAGTATGTAGGGTTTACGCAGCTGTATCCTACATTTTCATCGATATCTATGAAAAGGGCTTGGATTTTAAACGACTTATATGTAAATGTAGAAGCTAGAAAACAAGGTATAGGAGAAATGCTATTACAAAAAGCTAAAGATTTTGCTATCGAAACGGGAGCAAAAAGTATTAGTTTGAGTACAGCATCTGATAATTATTCTGCTCAAAGATTATACGAAAAAAATGGGTACATTCGAGATTTTCAATTTTATCAGTATGAATTAAGTTTAATCTAA
- a CDS encoding PLP-dependent aminotransferase family protein has product MNWKPNRALPISLTKQIVDWMTEQIMTGQWPNGTKLPAQRQLAISLGVNRSTIQEAIDELKADGILASKIGSSTYVSNDSWNILLKKKQPNWQKYIELSIHKPNYQTIQLINEFEQDESIIRLSTGELAPKLLPTAQIQTSLQQLELEGKSIGYSSPQGSLKLRNALCHYLKKRGITTTPDNICIVSGALQALQLIALGLLETGSIVFQDEFSYLNSIHPFQSFGMQLQSIQETNRTENFLKQRLGNRQGIYYAIPSLHNPTGRVWSIEEKQSFYNLCQSMQLPIIEDDVYFELSFEKPTPALKSFDTTGQVLYLGSVSKTLSPGLRIGWVVAPTPVIKRIADIKMQMDYGSSAFSQEIVTYWLTSGLYEQHIEQLKEELKRRAKLMEDLLAKHFKGIASWESSKGGFYIWLKFHHSIVTTEFFMKLLKHKVLINPGYIYEPKDSYHIRLSYAYASDDELSVGLQTIFSEAIQCIRKI; this is encoded by the coding sequence ATGAATTGGAAACCAAATCGCGCGCTACCTATCAGTCTAACTAAACAAATTGTAGATTGGATGACTGAGCAAATTATGACTGGACAATGGCCGAATGGGACAAAGCTGCCCGCTCAACGTCAACTTGCGATCTCACTTGGAGTCAATCGAAGTACAATCCAAGAAGCAATCGATGAACTAAAAGCGGATGGCATTTTAGCTTCGAAAATTGGTTCAAGTACATATGTATCCAATGATTCGTGGAATATTCTTTTGAAAAAAAAGCAGCCAAACTGGCAAAAGTATATTGAGTTAAGTATTCATAAACCAAATTATCAAACCATTCAGCTAATCAATGAATTCGAACAAGACGAGTCCATCATCAGACTAAGCACAGGAGAACTTGCACCGAAACTGTTACCTACCGCGCAAATTCAAACATCATTACAGCAACTTGAATTGGAAGGAAAAAGTATCGGCTATTCCTCTCCACAAGGAAGCTTGAAATTACGAAATGCCCTTTGCCATTATTTAAAAAAACGAGGGATCACAACAACACCCGATAATATTTGCATCGTATCTGGTGCATTGCAAGCCCTTCAATTAATTGCATTAGGGTTATTGGAAACAGGTTCCATTGTATTTCAGGATGAATTTTCGTATCTTAATTCAATTCACCCATTCCAATCCTTTGGTATGCAATTGCAAAGCATTCAAGAAACTAATCGAACAGAAAATTTCTTAAAACAGCGTCTTGGAAATCGTCAAGGAATCTATTATGCGATTCCTTCATTACATAACCCAACTGGTCGCGTTTGGTCTATTGAAGAAAAGCAATCATTTTACAATCTATGCCAATCCATGCAGTTACCGATCATTGAAGATGATGTATATTTTGAATTATCATTCGAAAAACCGACACCTGCATTAAAATCTTTTGATACGACAGGACAAGTACTTTACCTTGGCAGTGTTTCAAAAACATTAAGTCCAGGTTTACGAATTGGTTGGGTAGTAGCGCCCACACCTGTTATTAAACGAATCGCTGATATAAAAATGCAGATGGATTACGGCTCTAGTGCCTTTTCGCAAGAAATTGTTACGTATTGGCTAACATCTGGATTATATGAACAACATATTGAACAATTGAAAGAGGAATTAAAACGCCGCGCAAAATTAATGGAAGATTTACTAGCAAAACATTTCAAAGGAATTGCTTCATGGGAGTCCTCTAAAGGTGGCTTTTATATTTGGCTTAAATTTCATCATTCTATCGTTACGACAGAATTTTTTATGAAACTTTTAAAACATAAAGTTCTAATCAATCCTGGCTATATTTACGAACCAAAAGATTCGTATCATATTCGTCTATCCTATGCTTATGCTTCAGATGACGAGCTAAGTGTTGGCCTCCAAACAATTTTTAGTGAGGCAATTCAATGCATTAGAAAAATATGA
- a CDS encoding excalibur calcium-binding domain-containing protein, translating to MDRFKVILNRIVQMTKEVVKMGKFLKRFLIFILVLLIISFIVFTIRCLFSSWWSVLLLLIIILTFLWIRERKKEQKPIQRGVIIIIVSILLLLWFLVPCVFSHYEEMNEQYEEEREMRHAELEKQQQELEKDRIEKEKQRQLEKEQREAEEAESEKLRQKELEEQAKQEREEEARRKQEQQEEQQKAQQEEKAIKPDIDYSVDRDCSDFSRSGEATRFMKESIAAGFGDHNLDRDGDGKACDD from the coding sequence ATGGATAGATTTAAAGTCATCCTAAACAGAATAGTTCAAATGACAAAGGAAGTAGTGAAGATGGGCAAATTTTTGAAGAGATTTTTAATTTTCATATTAGTACTACTAATCATATCCTTTATTGTATTTACAATCAGATGCTTATTTTCATCGTGGTGGAGTGTGTTACTCTTACTCATTATTATTTTAACTTTTTTGTGGATTAGAGAACGGAAGAAAGAACAAAAGCCGATTCAGCGTGGTGTGATCATTATCATTGTCTCCATACTATTACTTCTATGGTTCTTAGTTCCTTGTGTTTTTAGTCATTATGAGGAAATGAATGAACAGTATGAGGAAGAAAGAGAAATGAGACATGCTGAATTGGAGAAACAACAACAAGAGCTTGAAAAAGATCGGATAGAAAAAGAAAAACAAAGACAGTTAGAAAAAGAACAGAGAGAAGCTGAGGAAGCAGAAAGCGAAAAACTGCGCCAAAAAGAATTAGAGGAACAGGCTAAACAAGAACGAGAAGAAGAAGCTCGAAGAAAGCAAGAACAACAGGAAGAGCAACAGAAAGCGCAACAAGAGGAAAAAGCGATAAAACCTGATATCGATTACTCTGTTGATCGTGATTGCAGTGATTTTTCAAGAAGTGGAGAAGCAACCCGTTTCATGAAAGAGTCAATTGCTGCTGGTTTCGGCGATCACAATTTAGATCGTGATGGAGATGGGAAGGCTTGTGATGACTAA
- a CDS encoding YfiT family bacillithiol transferase, translated as MDERYPIGKFQFDGEMNNDVISKWISEIEDLPAQLRHAVKDLNEEQLNTSYRSGGWTVRQVVHHLGDSHMNAFIRFKLAITEEKPVVKPYDEELWAELTDYDLPIDSSLALIEGLHIRWTKLLNSLSLADMERIFMHPEIGEVSIGKNIALYAWHGRHHLAHITTLCSRRGW; from the coding sequence ATGGACGAAAGATATCCTATTGGGAAATTTCAATTTGATGGTGAGATGAATAATGATGTAATTAGTAAGTGGATAAGTGAGATTGAAGATTTACCTGCACAATTACGTCATGCAGTAAAAGATTTGAATGAAGAACAACTAAATACGTCCTACCGTTCAGGAGGGTGGACTGTTCGCCAAGTGGTACATCACCTTGGGGATAGTCATATGAATGCCTTTATTCGTTTTAAATTAGCTATTACAGAAGAAAAGCCTGTCGTAAAGCCTTATGATGAAGAGTTATGGGCGGAGCTTACTGATTACGATCTACCAATTGATAGTTCACTAGCTTTAATCGAGGGACTACATATACGATGGACGAAACTTTTAAATAGTTTAAGTCTTGCTGATATGGAAAGAATATTTATGCATCCAGAAATAGGTGAGGTTTCAATAGGTAAAAATATTGCACTATATGCTTGGCACGGGCGACATCATCTTGCGCATATTACTACTTTATGTAGTCGCAGAGGCTGGTAA
- a CDS encoding AbrB/MazE/SpoVT family DNA-binding domain-containing protein: protein MTEQIKVKLSKEGQITIPKQFFDELQLEDEVTVQVVEGGLLIKPIYKISESFAEQLKESLVAKGLSGQELEEKLKEAIQSTGWTVFHAKNDNNK, encoded by the coding sequence ATGACCGAACAAATAAAAGTCAAATTATCAAAAGAAGGCCAAATAACGATTCCAAAACAATTTTTTGATGAATTGCAATTGGAAGATGAAGTAACGGTACAAGTTGTCGAGGGTGGATTACTAATCAAACCTATTTATAAAATATCAGAGAGTTTTGCAGAACAATTGAAGGAAAGCCTTGTTGCAAAAGGATTAAGTGGCCAAGAACTAGAAGAGAAGTTGAAAGAAGCGATCCAATCAACAGGTTGGACCGTCTTTCATGCAAAAAATGACAATAACAAATAA
- a CDS encoding DUF4184 family protein, producing MPLTFAHPAAILPFPRNSNYINFLAMVLGSMSPDFEYFLRGKPYGEIGHTLTGFVVFNLPIVLIVYWIYKTYIHSTLFSHLPSFLQDPYSKKSSSTSLLTAIVFVYSALFGMLTHVVWDSFTHLDGFMVKHLSFLTYTADLFNYEIPIYKFLQHGSTIVGIIAIIGYMYIRAAKRRCTDTRSKKPKQKLMYWGQITFLTTVLFCVWYLISKVSLESYGTIVVRIIDSAFISLFIVSFYFRKFNQLTKMYKDI from the coding sequence ATGCCGTTGACTTTTGCCCATCCCGCAGCAATTTTACCATTTCCAAGGAATAGTAACTACATTAATTTTTTGGCAATGGTATTAGGAAGCATGTCACCCGATTTTGAGTATTTCCTTAGAGGGAAGCCGTATGGTGAGATTGGCCATACATTGACCGGTTTTGTTGTATTTAATCTTCCAATTGTACTAATCGTTTATTGGATTTATAAGACTTATATACACAGTACGTTATTTAGTCATTTGCCATCTTTTTTGCAAGATCCCTATTCTAAAAAATCAAGTTCAACTAGTTTGTTAACTGCAATAGTGTTCGTTTATTCTGCATTATTTGGGATGCTCACTCATGTAGTATGGGATTCTTTTACTCATTTGGATGGTTTTATGGTAAAACATCTATCATTTCTTACTTACACTGCTGATCTATTTAATTATGAGATCCCTATTTATAAATTTCTTCAGCACGGTAGCACAATAGTTGGAATCATTGCCATTATAGGATACATGTACATTCGTGCTGCTAAACGTAGGTGTACTGATACTAGGAGTAAAAAACCTAAACAAAAGTTAATGTACTGGGGTCAAATAACATTCCTTACAACAGTTTTGTTTTGTGTATGGTATCTAATAAGTAAAGTGTCGTTGGAATCCTATGGCACGATTGTCGTTCGGATAATAGATTCAGCTTTCATAAGTTTGTTTATTGTTTCCTTCTATTTTAGGAAATTCAATCAGTTAACAAAAATGTATAAAGATATATAG
- a CDS encoding GNAT family N-acetyltransferase gives MIINSAITSDAAIIHDLMMKAFMVYKNETPPSSALEETVQSVSEALEKGEKALIAYEENEPVGMVRFQLTDSGLYFYRLSVLPEKQGKGIAKQLLHSLEEYARKFAVSTILCKVRKSVRKNIQLYISLGYQVYDEETIHKLNDVSLKIVSMKKEL, from the coding sequence ATGATAATAAACTCCGCAATTACTTCTGATGCAGCAATTATTCATGATTTAATGATGAAAGCTTTTATGGTATATAAAAATGAAACGCCTCCATCAAGTGCGTTAGAAGAAACAGTTCAGTCTGTTTCTGAAGCACTAGAAAAAGGGGAAAAAGCATTAATAGCTTATGAAGAAAATGAACCTGTTGGAATGGTGCGATTTCAGCTAACGGACAGTGGTTTGTATTTTTACCGATTATCTGTACTTCCTGAAAAACAAGGAAAAGGAATTGCGAAACAATTATTACATTCGTTAGAGGAATATGCGAGGAAATTCGCTGTTTCAACAATCCTTTGTAAGGTGAGAAAATCAGTACGTAAGAATATACAACTATATATTTCCCTAGGTTATCAAGTTTATGATGAAGAAACTATACATAAATTAAATGATGTTAGCCTAAAAATTGTTTCTATGAAAAAAGAGCTTTAG
- a CDS encoding C40 family peptidase — MKKLLQITIIFMLAFGISISGTTSANAQVQSVPNAGVFVNGKIVNGINPIKFEGTYYLPFVDLAKILNYNSIKFEEKNRAYEITDGSTVIRIALGGTRARKGNEYINIEPPRWINETAYVTLHAAGALFNSYITFNENNGSIQVQNPASKYVVHLGDTLYNISRIHHISVDELKRVNNLTSNIIYDGQVLKLPSPDSSKGEMEPVKEQEPVKNNSNDTLAQQVKSILEDAKKYIGAKYKWGATLAEAPSLFDCSSYIQYVFGRAGIQMPRVSRDQASKGVAVSTANLKAGDLMFFTMNDTYTDGRVAHVGIYMGDGNMIHASTSKGVMITTNVLKNPYWSKNYLFSKRVIQ; from the coding sequence ATGAAAAAACTTTTACAAATAACAATTATTTTTATGTTAGCTTTCGGCATTAGTATAAGTGGAACAACTAGTGCCAATGCACAAGTTCAATCTGTTCCCAATGCGGGTGTTTTCGTTAATGGAAAAATAGTGAATGGCATTAATCCTATTAAATTTGAAGGTACGTACTACTTACCATTTGTAGACCTTGCTAAAATTTTAAATTATAATTCCATTAAGTTTGAGGAAAAAAATAGAGCGTATGAAATCACAGATGGTTCCACTGTCATCCGAATTGCATTAGGAGGAACAAGGGCTAGAAAGGGTAATGAATATATTAATATTGAGCCCCCAAGATGGATTAATGAAACGGCTTATGTAACTTTACATGCAGCTGGAGCTTTATTTAACTCATATATTACATTCAATGAAAACAACGGATCGATTCAAGTCCAAAATCCAGCTTCCAAATATGTCGTGCATTTGGGAGATACGTTGTATAACATTTCCCGTATACACCATATCAGTGTTGATGAGTTAAAAAGAGTAAACAATCTTACATCGAACATCATTTATGATGGACAGGTATTAAAGCTACCGAGCCCTGATTCTTCAAAAGGTGAAATGGAACCAGTTAAAGAGCAGGAACCGGTAAAAAATAACAGTAATGACACGCTAGCACAGCAAGTAAAAAGTATTCTTGAAGATGCCAAGAAATATATTGGAGCAAAATATAAATGGGGCGCAACATTAGCAGAAGCACCTAGCTTATTTGACTGTTCTTCTTATATCCAATATGTATTTGGTCGTGCGGGTATTCAGATGCCGAGAGTATCAAGAGATCAAGCAAGTAAAGGCGTTGCAGTTTCTACGGCTAACTTAAAAGCAGGGGACTTAATGTTCTTTACGATGAATGATACGTATACGGATGGAAGAGTAGCCCATGTTGGTATCTATATGGGTGACGGGAATATGATTCACGCATCTACATCAAAGGGCGTTATGATTACTACGAATGTTTTAAAGAATCCTTATTGGTCTAAGAATTATTTATTCTCAAAACGTGTAATCCAATAA